The following are encoded together in the Nocardioides sp. Arc9.136 genome:
- a CDS encoding response regulator, whose amino-acid sequence MELGSLYRDVVETAPDGIWVFDLDGRILYANPALARMVGVTRERAQQLTVFDTLDEPGRAQFSAHLEQVRQGRFNEREVEVRLQRADGTATWVLARESPLRGPDGEVTGVLHRMTDWSDRRRDLEELVESRGRLAEAQRIARLGSWSWDLVHDTVVGSAEIHELYGFEPGGFPASYDEFLAILHDDDRAHVDEQVRGALDGADAFVWVARVLGAKGWVWTRGRGVVHRDPDGRAVAMSGTHQDITEVKQTELALVDQVNQNVLMQAVASAANEARSLHELLGQARDLVLLHDDWERGRGFLVAEDGTGVAPYYISEEDRLADAGAPDVAARELALAQRAFHDQRPVWDDQRLMIAAPVSYAGRVHAVVTITSAPPLYRHRMIEEMVDAVTVQMARVVEREQAERELADARDQAMEASRQKSEFLATMSHEIRTPLNGVIGLNDLLLRTGLAPDQLRLASGVQVASRALLNVINDILDFSKIEAGRLELEVVDFEVRPVFDQVAAVMAEGARSRGLELIVSCHPDVPDVLAGDPTRLSQVLTNLVSNAVKFTEAGEVFVRATCAPAEEGRTTLRVDVTDTGMGVDPAKVAGLFEPFTQADASTTRVYGGTGLGLAISKEIVAALGGEIWFEPNPAGGSTFSFTAAFDRPAGTTTDPGDAYARTWLAGQRVLVVDDNAHNRLILEEQLRCWHVRPLSVATADDAERALAGAVAEGDPFDGALLDLAMPGRDGLDLARAVRRDATYDALRLVMLTSFSEVDPAAVAEAGIASCLTKPVLAPVLRGVLVGALAGVDAAPVASAPEPQAGREQRVLVVEDNPVNQMVATGLLESMGYDVVTAEDGVAALEVLERESFDAVLMDVQMPRMDGYAATRELRRREGGAGGAGRVPVIAMTAAAVEGERERCLAAGMDDFLTKPVDPAALGSVLSQWVGPGSVPPPEEEQVMEMPPSTPVEGLDVERLDMLRDLDPGSTAYLDRAIGNFLANSGPAVDRIRETVADDDADAMRQAAHKLAGSALNLGVLEVGAAARELEFLGDAGTTQGAEPLVDALAAAVRRGQGLLEEYRAAYSSAG is encoded by the coding sequence ATGGAGCTGGGATCGCTGTACCGCGACGTCGTCGAGACGGCCCCGGACGGCATCTGGGTCTTCGACCTCGACGGACGCATCCTGTACGCCAACCCCGCACTGGCCCGCATGGTCGGCGTCACCCGCGAGCGTGCCCAGCAGCTCACCGTCTTCGACACCCTCGACGAGCCGGGCAGGGCCCAGTTCTCCGCGCACCTGGAGCAGGTGCGGCAGGGGCGCTTCAACGAGCGTGAGGTCGAGGTGCGGCTGCAGCGCGCGGACGGCACCGCGACCTGGGTCCTGGCCCGCGAGTCCCCGCTGCGCGGGCCCGACGGCGAGGTCACCGGCGTCCTGCACCGGATGACCGACTGGAGCGACCGGCGCCGCGACCTCGAGGAGCTGGTCGAGAGCCGCGGGCGGCTGGCCGAGGCCCAGCGCATCGCCCGGCTCGGCAGCTGGTCCTGGGACCTGGTGCACGACACGGTCGTCGGCTCCGCCGAGATCCACGAGCTCTACGGCTTCGAGCCCGGCGGGTTCCCGGCGTCGTACGACGAGTTCCTCGCGATCCTCCACGACGACGACCGGGCGCACGTGGACGAGCAGGTGCGCGGCGCCCTGGACGGTGCCGACGCCTTCGTCTGGGTCGCCCGCGTGCTCGGCGCGAAGGGCTGGGTGTGGACGCGCGGCCGGGGGGTGGTGCACCGCGACCCCGACGGGCGGGCGGTCGCCATGTCGGGGACCCACCAGGACATCACCGAGGTCAAGCAGACCGAGCTGGCGCTCGTCGACCAGGTCAACCAGAACGTCCTGATGCAGGCCGTGGCGTCCGCGGCGAACGAGGCCCGGTCGCTGCACGAGCTGCTCGGCCAGGCCCGCGACCTGGTGCTGCTGCACGACGACTGGGAGCGCGGCCGCGGGTTCCTGGTCGCCGAGGACGGCACCGGCGTCGCGCCGTACTACATCAGTGAGGAGGACCGGCTCGCCGACGCGGGCGCGCCCGACGTCGCGGCCCGCGAGCTGGCCCTGGCCCAGCGGGCGTTCCACGACCAGCGCCCCGTGTGGGACGACCAGCGGCTGATGATCGCCGCCCCGGTGTCGTACGCCGGGCGGGTGCACGCGGTCGTCACCATCACGTCGGCCCCGCCCCTCTACCGCCACCGCATGATCGAGGAGATGGTCGACGCGGTGACCGTCCAGATGGCGCGCGTGGTCGAGCGCGAGCAGGCCGAGCGCGAGCTGGCCGACGCCCGCGACCAGGCCATGGAGGCCTCGCGGCAGAAGTCGGAGTTCCTCGCGACGATGAGCCACGAGATCCGGACCCCGCTCAACGGCGTCATCGGCCTCAACGACCTGTTGCTGCGCACCGGGCTCGCCCCCGACCAGCTGCGACTGGCGTCGGGGGTGCAGGTGGCCAGCCGCGCCCTGCTGAACGTCATCAACGACATCCTGGACTTCTCCAAGATCGAGGCCGGCCGGCTGGAGCTGGAGGTCGTCGACTTCGAGGTGCGGCCGGTCTTCGACCAGGTCGCCGCGGTCATGGCCGAGGGCGCGCGCTCGCGCGGCCTGGAGCTGATCGTCTCCTGCCACCCCGACGTGCCCGACGTGCTCGCCGGGGACCCGACGCGCCTGTCCCAGGTGCTCACGAACCTGGTCTCGAACGCCGTGAAGTTCACCGAGGCCGGCGAGGTCTTCGTCCGGGCGACGTGCGCACCCGCCGAGGAGGGCCGCACGACCCTGCGCGTGGACGTCACCGACACCGGCATGGGCGTCGACCCGGCCAAGGTCGCTGGGCTCTTCGAGCCGTTCACCCAGGCCGACGCCTCGACCACCCGCGTCTACGGCGGCACCGGGCTGGGCCTGGCGATCTCCAAGGAGATCGTGGCCGCGCTCGGCGGCGAGATCTGGTTCGAGCCGAACCCCGCCGGCGGGAGCACCTTCTCCTTCACCGCGGCCTTCGACCGGCCCGCGGGCACCACCACCGACCCCGGCGACGCCTACGCCCGGACCTGGCTCGCCGGCCAGCGCGTCCTGGTCGTCGACGACAACGCCCACAACCGCCTCATCCTCGAGGAGCAGCTGCGCTGCTGGCACGTCCGGCCGCTCAGCGTCGCGACCGCCGACGACGCCGAGCGCGCGCTCGCGGGGGCGGTCGCCGAGGGCGATCCCTTCGACGGGGCCCTCCTCGACCTGGCGATGCCGGGACGCGACGGCCTCGACCTCGCCCGCGCGGTGCGCCGGGACGCGACGTACGACGCGCTGCGCCTGGTCATGCTCACCTCTTTCTCGGAGGTCGACCCCGCCGCGGTCGCGGAGGCGGGGATCGCCAGCTGCCTGACCAAGCCCGTGCTCGCACCCGTGCTGCGCGGCGTCCTCGTCGGGGCGCTGGCCGGCGTCGACGCGGCACCGGTGGCGTCCGCCCCCGAGCCGCAGGCCGGGCGCGAACAGCGCGTCCTGGTCGTCGAGGACAACCCGGTCAACCAGATGGTGGCGACGGGGCTGCTGGAGTCGATGGGCTACGACGTGGTGACGGCCGAGGACGGCGTCGCCGCGCTCGAGGTGCTGGAGCGGGAGTCCTTCGACGCCGTGCTGATGGACGTCCAGATGCCCCGCATGGACGGGTACGCCGCGACGCGGGAGCTCCGCCGCCGCGAGGGCGGTGCGGGGGGCGCCGGCCGCGTGCCGGTGATCGCCATGACCGCCGCCGCCGTCGAGGGCGAGCGCGAGCGTTGCCTGGCGGCCGGGATGGACGACTTCCTGACGAAGCCGGTGGACCCGGCGGCGCTCGGGTCCGTGTTGTCACAGTGGGTGGGGCCGGGCTCGGTCCCACCACCCGAGGAGGAGCAAGTCATGGAGATGCCACCGTCAACGCCGGTCGAGGGGCTCGACGTCGAGCGCCTGGACATGCTGCGGGACCTCGACCCCGGGAGCACGGCCTACCTGGACCGGGCGATCGGGAACTTCCTCGCCAACTCGGGCCCGGCGGTCGACCGGATCCGCGAGACCGTCGCCGACGACGACGCCGACGCGATGCGGCAGGCCGCGCACAAGCTGGCGGGGAGCGCCCTCAACCTCGGCGTGCTCGAGGTGGGGGCCGCCGCCCGGGAGCTGGAGTTCCTCGGCGACGCGGGGACCACCCAGGGTGCGGAGCCGCTGGTCGACGCGCTCGCGGCCGCCGTACGGCGCGGCCAGGGGCTGCTGGAGGAGTACCGCGCGGCGTACTCCTCGGCCGGCTGA
- a CDS encoding response regulator transcription factor — protein MKNAPDDATDDARAAGSRPVRVGLVDESELVATGVEGMLAQHPGRVAHVEPEVADVVLCDPVGRGVDIEAYLSEVAGRSRGRIVVYTWRLDPGSVRRAVSAGAQGFVSKSVDSDELVRVVELVHDGDVVQAPAATMPTSDSLSGREAEVLSLICRGRSNLEIAAELYVSVNSVKTYIRQIYHKIGVARRSQAVAWGIERGY, from the coding sequence ATGAAGAACGCTCCAGACGACGCGACGGACGACGCGAGGGCAGCCGGCAGCAGGCCGGTGCGGGTGGGCCTGGTGGACGAGTCCGAGCTCGTGGCCACCGGCGTGGAGGGCATGCTCGCCCAGCACCCCGGCCGGGTCGCGCACGTGGAGCCCGAGGTCGCCGACGTGGTCCTCTGCGACCCCGTGGGCCGGGGCGTCGACATCGAGGCGTACCTGTCCGAGGTCGCCGGCCGCAGCCGCGGCCGCATCGTGGTCTACACCTGGCGGCTGGACCCGGGCAGCGTGCGGCGAGCCGTGTCGGCGGGCGCACAGGGCTTCGTGTCGAAGTCCGTGGACTCCGACGAGCTGGTCCGCGTGGTCGAGCTCGTGCACGACGGGGACGTCGTCCAGGCACCGGCCGCCACCATGCCGACCAGCGACTCCCTCAGCGGCCGCGAGGCCGAGGTGCTCTCCTTGATCTGCCGGGGCCGGAGCAACCTGGAGATCGCGGCCGAGCTCTACGTCTCGGTCAACTCGGTGAAGACCTACATCCGCCAGATCTACCACAAGATCGGCGTCGCCCGGCGCTCGCAGGCCGTCGCCTGGGGCATCGAGCGCGGCTACTGA